A single Pangasianodon hypophthalmus isolate fPanHyp1 chromosome 27, fPanHyp1.pri, whole genome shotgun sequence DNA region contains:
- the LOC113531146 gene encoding LOW QUALITY PROTEIN: guanine nucleotide-binding protein subunit alpha-14 (The sequence of the model RefSeq protein was modified relative to this genomic sequence to represent the inferred CDS: inserted 1 base in 1 codon; substituted 1 base at 1 genomic stop codon): MSHGCCLLTRPIHTMRRDVXSFVASLWYNLCGRYIIHNRLTSHAQTDCGFVNLVKLSXFSLLAVLLLELAFSLVGMMDNCCMSSEEREAYRIHQDIERQLRKAKQEAQQQVKLLLLGTGESGKSTFIKQMRIIHGTGYSEDDRRAFTQSIFQNIFVAVQAMIEAMKTLQIPFTDDKNASYAAMLLSVTPDNVSTMDKHYAEAISSMWRDPSMQHCYDRRREYQLSDSAKYYLDDIERISAPLYVPSEQDILRVRVKTTGIIEYPFNISSVLFRMVDVGGQRSERRKWIHCFEDVTSIIFLVALNEYDQVLYENPNENRMEESKGVFKTIINYQLFHRTSVIIFFNKTDLLQEKISKSHLADYYPEYEGPKNDAKAAMKFILKMYEALNSDACKRLYSHFTCATDTENIRLIFSAVKDTIMRIHFEDFSLT, from the exons atgtcACATGGGTGTTGTCTTCTAACACGCCCCATTCACACCATGAGGAGGGACG TCTCGTTTGTAGCCAGTTTGTGGTATAACCTGTGTGGCAGATACATCATTCATAATCGCTTGACGTCTCATGCTCAAACAGATTGTGGTTTTGTCAATTTAGTGAAGCTTTCCTGATTTTCTTTATTAGCTGTACTTCTTCTGGAACTTGCTTTTTCTTTGGTTGGCATGATGGATAATTGTTGTATGTCGAGTGAAGAACGAGAAGCTTACAGAATCCACCAAGACATCGAAAGACAGCTGCGAAAGGCCAAACAAGAAGCACAGCAACAGGTGAAGCTGTTACTTTTAG GTACAGGCGAGAGTGGAAAAAGCACCTTCATCAAGCAAATGAGGATCATCCATGGAACAGGCTACTCAGAGGATGACAGGAGGGCCTTCACCCAGTCCATCTTCCAGAATATATTTGTTGCCGTGCAAGCCATGATCGAAGCCATGAAGACACTCCAGATCCCGTTCACAGATGACAAAAATGCA agttATGCCGCGATGCTGCTTAGTGTGACTCCAGATAATGTAAGCACTATGGATAAGCACTATGCTGAGGCTATAAGCAGCATGTGGCGAGATCCCAGCATGCAGCATTGCTATGACCGCAGGAGAGAGTACCAGCTCTCTGATTCAGCCAAATA ttaCCTGGATGATATTGAGCGAATATCAGCTCCCCTTTACGTGCCCTCTGAGCAGGATATTCTCCGAGTCCGAGTTAAAACCACTGGAATCATTGAGTACCCCTTTAACATTAGCTCTGTTCTATTCAG GATGGTTGATGTAGGGGGTCAGCGCTCAGAGAGGAGGAAATGGATACACTGTTTTGAAGATGTGACTTCTATCATTTTCCTGGTGGCACTGAACGAGTATGACCAGGTCCTGTATGAGAACCCTAATGAG AATCGTATGGAAGAGAGTAAAGGAGTCTTTAAAACCATCATCAACTACCAATTGTTCCATAGAACCTCCGTCATCATCTTTTTCAACAAGACAGATCTCCTTCAAGAGAAAATCAGCAAGTCCCACCTCGCAGACTACTATCCTGAATACGAAG gcCCCAAGAATGATGCAAAAGCAGCGATGAAGTTCATCCTCAAAATGTATGAAGCTCTGAACTCGGATGCATGCAAGCGCCTGTACTCGCATTTCACGTGTGCCACAGACACGGAAAATATCCGTCTAATCTTTTCAGCTGTGAAAGACACCATCATGAGGATCCACTTTGAGGACTTCAGTCTGACTTAG